One segment of Streptomyces bathyalis DNA contains the following:
- a CDS encoding thioredoxin domain-containing protein — translation MSKRNSQEAKRAARDRLRAERERQAKKDKMRRQALVGVAVLAVLAVAGGIFFAVTKLTAPSGWEAAKEQKLVKPANSSGKDGQNIVIGNGKKTVDVYEDLRCPACAQFEQGAGKLLAKGAEDNKYKLQVHLGDLIDGNLGGDGSKNAISALGAALNVSKDAYRDYHDKLYSPQFHPEERQDKFAEDDYLLKVADTIPALKSNAGFKKAVEEGTYDRWALAMVADFKKAKIQGTPTIRIDGKDIDQQQLPSELQKLGVKLTAPKQ, via the coding sequence ATGAGCAAGCGCAACAGCCAGGAAGCCAAGCGCGCCGCCCGCGATCGGCTGCGCGCGGAACGTGAACGGCAGGCCAAGAAGGACAAGATGCGCCGGCAGGCACTCGTCGGCGTCGCGGTTCTCGCCGTACTCGCCGTGGCCGGCGGCATCTTCTTCGCCGTCACCAAGCTGACCGCACCCAGCGGCTGGGAGGCGGCCAAGGAGCAGAAGCTGGTCAAGCCCGCGAACTCCTCGGGCAAGGACGGCCAGAACATCGTCATCGGCAACGGCAAGAAGACCGTCGACGTCTACGAGGACCTGCGCTGCCCGGCCTGCGCCCAGTTCGAGCAGGGAGCGGGCAAGCTCCTCGCGAAGGGCGCCGAGGACAACAAGTACAAGCTCCAGGTGCACCTCGGCGACCTGATCGACGGCAACCTCGGCGGCGACGGTTCCAAGAACGCCATCAGCGCCCTGGGTGCCGCGCTCAACGTGAGCAAGGACGCCTACCGCGACTACCACGACAAGCTGTACTCGCCTCAGTTCCACCCCGAGGAGAGGCAGGACAAGTTCGCCGAGGACGACTACCTCCTCAAGGTCGCGGACACGATCCCCGCGCTGAAGAGCAACGCCGGCTTCAAGAAGGCGGTGGAGGAAGGCACTTACGACCGGTGGGCGCTCGCCATGGTCGCGGACTTCAAGAAGGCCAAGATCCAGGGCACGCCCACGATCCGCATCGACGGCAAGGACATCGACCAGCAGCAGCTGCCGAGCGAGCTGCAGAAGCTGGGCGTCAAGCTCACGGCTCCGAAGCAGTAA